GTTATGGATAAACAGCAATTTGGAGTTATAGGTATGGGTGTCATGGGTAAAAACCTAGCCTTAAATGTTGAAAGCAAAGGCATTTCAGTTTCAGTTTATAATAGAAATAGAATTAAGACTGATGAGATATTGATAGATGAAAAAGAAAGAAATATTGTGGGAACATATTCTATTGAAGAGTTTGTAAATTCTCTAGAGCTTCCAAGAAAAATATTGATTATGATTAAAGCAGGAAAACCTGTTGATGATACTATAGAGGAATTAATACCTTATATCTCAAAGGGTGACATATTAATTGATGGTGGAAATTCATTTTTCATGGATACAATACGCAGAAGTAAGAAGCTTGAAGCTTTGGGCTTTAAATTCATAGGATCAGGAGTTTCAGGAGGAGAAGAGGGTGCTCTAAGAGGACCAGCAATTATGCCTGGAGGTCAAGAAGATGCCTATAAAATAGTAGAACCTATTTTTACAGCTATAGCTGCAAAAGTAGATGGGCAGCCATGTTGTACTTATATTGGAGCAAATGGAGCAGGACATTATGTGAAGATGGTACATAATGGAATTGAGTATGCAGACATGCAGCTTATTTGTGAAGCATATGCACTTTTAAAAGGAGTTTTAGGACTTTCGAATGAGCAGCTTCATGATGTTTTTAAGCAGTGGAATGGTGGCGAGCTTGATAGCTACCTAATGGAAATAACTAGTGAGATATTTGCACAAGTGGATAATGAAACTGGAGAGCACATGGTTGATGTTATTTTAGACAGTGCAGGCCAAAAGGGAACCGGGAAATGGACTAGTCAAAGCGCACTGGATTTAGCAGTACCGATACCTACCATAACAGAGGCCGTTTTTGCACGTTGCATTTCTGCATTAAAAGAGGAACGAGTATCGGCAAGTAATGTATTAAAAGGACCAGAAGCAAAATTTAAGGGAGATATAAATGAGTTTATAGAATCCGTTAGAAGAGCTCTTTATGCCAGTAAAATATGCGCCTATGCACAGGGATTTGCACTTATGAAATCTGCAGCAGTAGAGTATAATTGGGAACTTGAATATGGGAAAATCGCTAAAATATTCAGAGGCGGGTGTATTATTAGAGCTCAATTCCTTAACAAGATTAGCGTTGCTTATGAAAATGATGCGAATATTAAAAACTTAATGTTAGATTCATATTTTGCGGATATTCTTAATAGTTATCAAAAGGACATGCGATATGTAATATCCACAGCTGTAAATTTAGGTGTGCCAGTCCCAGGATTTTCTAGTGCGCTAATGTATTATGACAGTTATAGAAGTGCAAATCTCCCAGCAAACTTACTACAGGCACAGAGAGATTATTTTGGTGCTCATACCTTTGAAAGAAGGGACAAAGAAGGAATATTCCACCATGAATGGGTAACTGATACTAAATAAAGATAGTAAATATTAAAACCTGCAGTTAATATTTTAGCTGCAGGTTTGTTTCGTATTTCGACTAATAAAAATCACCTCACGTGGCAAGGTTTCCGGACAGTCTGGGGGGTAAATAGCATGGATTACAAAGTTGATAAATTAAACAATTAGATTATTGGTAGCAACGTATCATTAGACCTTTCAATTAAAAACAAAAAAGCCATTGACCTATACAATAGTCAATGGTATACTAAATGTTGACATACTTTTAACAAATAACATTTATTCAATCATACTCTTGACTATAGCATACTACAATGAAATTCATTTGTCAAGAGATTTCATAAAAATAATTGAAAGGATGCGAAAAATGGAAAATAATTTTATGTTGATTCCAACTGTTATGATGAACAGGCTGGCAATTACAGAAATCATAAATTGTAATGAAATAACATCCCGTTATGGGTTAATGCTTTCAAAAGCAGAGGCACAAGACCTTGTTGTAACACGTGCAGAGTCTCTAAGCAACAATGGCCGTATTGAATTCGCAGGCGGAATTATTAATAAACTGATTATAGAATTTTGTGACTCCCCCTTCATTTCTCAATTCAACTATGCTTCTACATTGAATGAATTGCTAGAAACCTTTTACTATTTCAAAAATGAGACACTTGACGAAATCAGTGACGATGATCTGATTTTACTTATGAAGGAGTTTTTTGATGTAAATTGCAAAGGTTCCATTGAACTTTTGCAAAATAGAGAGTTAGAAGCTTTGGCACATAATATCCGATATGGAATTACTGATTATGATTATGTATATAAAGATGAATATGAAGATGCATACGAATATGAAAACGAATATGAAGATGAATATGATGATACAAAAAACTTTTATTACGAGGAGGATTATGATGAATAGTCTTGAAAGACAACATTTAATTAAAAAAGAAAAGCTTAATCAGACATATTATTTTCAGTCGATTTTGCAGAAAGCCTATGGACTTAAGCTATTAACTGATTCTGAACTTGAAAATATT
This DNA window, taken from Clostridium estertheticum, encodes the following:
- the gndA gene encoding NADP-dependent phosphogluconate dehydrogenase; this encodes MDKQQFGVIGMGVMGKNLALNVESKGISVSVYNRNRIKTDEILIDEKERNIVGTYSIEEFVNSLELPRKILIMIKAGKPVDDTIEELIPYISKGDILIDGGNSFFMDTIRRSKKLEALGFKFIGSGVSGGEEGALRGPAIMPGGQEDAYKIVEPIFTAIAAKVDGQPCCTYIGANGAGHYVKMVHNGIEYADMQLICEAYALLKGVLGLSNEQLHDVFKQWNGGELDSYLMEITSEIFAQVDNETGEHMVDVILDSAGQKGTGKWTSQSALDLAVPIPTITEAVFARCISALKEERVSASNVLKGPEAKFKGDINEFIESVRRALYASKICAYAQGFALMKSAAVEYNWELEYGKIAKIFRGGCIIRAQFLNKISVAYENDANIKNLMLDSYFADILNSYQKDMRYVISTAVNLGVPVPGFSSALMYYDSYRSANLPANLLQAQRDYFGAHTFERRDKEGIFHHEWVTDTK
- a CDS encoding DUF6323 family protein — protein: MRKMENNFMLIPTVMMNRLAITEIINCNEITSRYGLMLSKAEAQDLVVTRAESLSNNGRIEFAGGIINKLIIEFCDSPFISQFNYASTLNELLETFYYFKNETLDEISDDDLILLMKEFFDVNCKGSIELLQNRELEALAHNIRYGITDYDYVYKDEYEDAYEYENEYEDEYDDTKNFYYEEDYDE